A genomic segment from Toxotes jaculatrix isolate fToxJac2 chromosome 6, fToxJac2.pri, whole genome shotgun sequence encodes:
- the LOC121183825 gene encoding C2 calcium-dependent domain-containing protein 4C — protein MWVLDKIRGSVETGVLRQGENGDKKGVAPAYSNVLTPDKIPDFFIPPKLVSCPPEPEVPNLKPKEGLQPSTSEQTIGSGKKISSPRSPRLVAKIAGDTKNLLRAANRHIIQIESADDVVAGDTNADPQSQTAMSLPYVPKTQTSYGFATLKESPHTRRKESLFHCELTSPITSPNTQRKTTGKSSEAGNHLNPADFNTSHMNPYRYFSGGESDTCSSAESSPFSSPLLSRSASLLKIFTHETQAKVVKAKRTFARHSSLSTDECSSAEPSPNIQRRLHVPSFHSGAGASDHGLHREHTINLHKGGTVRISANYDSSTSRLLIRVLAAESLYDKHFDIKSINCCVSIYLNPGKLQKQRSNIIKNSRNPVFNEDFFFDSISSVQVKNLSVKFKVVNKGTSLKRDTLLGEREVPLTKLLTGL, from the coding sequence ATGTGGGTTCTGGATAAGATCCGTGGGTCGGTGGAGACCGGTGTGCTGCGACAGGGAGAGAATGGAGACAAGAAAGGCGTAGCCCCAGCCTACAGCAACGTCCTCACCCCCGACAAGATCCCAGACTTTTTCATTCCGCCGAAGCTGGTCAGCTGCCCCCCAGAGCCCGAGGTTCCCAACTTGAAGCCCAAAGAGGGGCTGCAACCATCCACGTCAGAGCAAACCATCGGCAGTGGTAAGAAAATCAGTAGCCCGAGAAGTCCACGTCTGGTGGCCAAGATTGCAGGAGACACCAAGAACTTGCTAAGAGCAGCAAACCGCCACATCATACAGATAGAGAGTGCTGATGATGTTGTGGCTGGAGATACCAATGCAGACCCCCAGTCGCAGACAGCTATGTCCTTGCCTTATGTTCCCAAGACTCAGACATCTTATGGCTTTGCAACCTTAAAGGAAAGCCCCCACACTCGCCGAAAAGAGTCGCTGTTCCACTGCGAACTTACCAGTCCCATCACCTCCCCTAACACCCAGAGGAAGACCACGGGGAAAAGCAGCGAAGCTGGAAACCATCTGAATCCAGCTGACTTCAACACCTCTCACATGAACCCTTATCGATACTTCAGCGGTGGAGAAAGTGACACCTGCTCCTCAGCGGAGTCCTCTCCCTtcagctctcctctgctctcccgcTCTGCATCTCTGCTCAAGATCTTCACCCATGAGACGCAGGCCAAAGTCGTGAAAGCCAAGCGGACATTCGCTCGCCACAGCTCCCTCTCCACCGACGAGTGCAGCTCAGCCGAGCCAAGCCCCAACATCCAGCGACGGCTCCATGTCCCCTCCTTCCACAGCGGTGCTGGAGCGTCCGACCATGGCCTCCATCGAGAGCACACCATCAACCTGCACAAAGGCGGTACGGTGAGAATCAGTGCCAACTACGACTCCAGCACCTCCCGCTTGTTGATCCGCGTCCTGGCGGCAGAGAGTCTTTATGACAAGCACTTTGACATCAAGAGCATCAACTGCTGCGTGTCCATCTATCTGAACCCAGGCAAGCTGCAGAAGCAAAGGAGCAACATCATCAAGAACAGCCGCAACCCAGTCTTCAATGAGGACTTCTTCTTTGACTCAATAAGCTCAGTTCAGGTGAAGAACCTGTCGGTGAAGTTCAAGGTGGTGAACAAAGGCACCAGCCTCAAGAGAGACACTCTGCTGGGAGAGCGTGAGGTGCCGTTAACGAAGCTGCTCACAGGGCTTTAA